A window of Cryptomeria japonica chromosome 3, Sugi_1.0, whole genome shotgun sequence contains these coding sequences:
- the LOC131072803 gene encoding protein PARTING DANCERS homolog isoform X1, producing MAAAAKKVGVCIINTKWRDENPQLIHPLSSLLRAANYTLNFNKIAPDFIFNTAGVSVAFILISSWKSGHFTETFNRIEKMRSQFGNLYVIASICTEEDNQAFIRSYFKSGVALQKPAFVAVRDPCMGFEKMLKLALIHGEIKRHDVAAKIQTERKTFLESVEACIQVLTAIPGIDTHDAHTLMQGIGSIEAISKASKKKILESTDLSDAKAEKIVKFFNDPKYYLSPKFN from the exons ATGGCGGCAGCAGCGAAGAAGGTTGGAGTTTGTATCATAAATACGAAATGGAGAGATGAGAATCCTCAGCTCATACATCCgctctcttccctgctcagggcaGCTAATTACACACTTAATTTCAACAAGATTGCGCCT GACTTCATTTTCAATACGGCGGGGGTTTCAGTCGCTTTCATCCTCATCTCAAGCTGGAAATCCGGACATTTCACAGAAACTTTTAACAG AATTGAGAAGATGAGAAGTCAATTTGGGAATTTGTATGTGATTGCGAGCATTTGTACAGAGGAGGACAACCAGGCCTTCATACGTTCTTATTTCAA GTCAGGTGTGGCGTTACAGAAGCCTGCATTCGTAGCAGTGCGCGATCCGTGCATGGGATTTGAGAAGATGCTGAAATTGGCACTTATTCATGGAG AAATTAAACGGCACGATGTGGCTGCAAAGATCCAAACCGAG CGGAAGACATTCCTTGAAAGTGTGGAGGCTTGCATTCAAGTGTTAACAGCCATTCCTGGGATTGATACTCATGATGCTCACACG TTGATGCAGGGCATAGGTTCAATTGAGGCGATTTCCAAGGCATCCAAGAAAAAGATATTGGAGAGCACTGATCTTTCGGATGCCAAAGCAGAAAAGAttgtcaaattcttcaatgatCCCAAATACTACCTTAGTCCCAAATTCAATTAG
- the LOC131072803 gene encoding protein PARTING DANCERS homolog isoform X2: MAAAAKKVGVCIINTKWRDENPQLIHPLSSLLRAANYTLNFNKIAPDFIFNTAGVSVAFILISSWKSGHFTETFNRIEKMRSQFGNLYVIASICTEEDNQAFIRSYFKSGVALQKPAFVAVRDPCMGFEKMLKLALIHGEIKRHDVAAKIQTETFLESVEACIQVLTAIPGIDTHDAHTLMQGIGSIEAISKASKKKILESTDLSDAKAEKIVKFFNDPKYYLSPKFN; the protein is encoded by the exons ATGGCGGCAGCAGCGAAGAAGGTTGGAGTTTGTATCATAAATACGAAATGGAGAGATGAGAATCCTCAGCTCATACATCCgctctcttccctgctcagggcaGCTAATTACACACTTAATTTCAACAAGATTGCGCCT GACTTCATTTTCAATACGGCGGGGGTTTCAGTCGCTTTCATCCTCATCTCAAGCTGGAAATCCGGACATTTCACAGAAACTTTTAACAG AATTGAGAAGATGAGAAGTCAATTTGGGAATTTGTATGTGATTGCGAGCATTTGTACAGAGGAGGACAACCAGGCCTTCATACGTTCTTATTTCAA GTCAGGTGTGGCGTTACAGAAGCCTGCATTCGTAGCAGTGCGCGATCCGTGCATGGGATTTGAGAAGATGCTGAAATTGGCACTTATTCATGGAG AAATTAAACGGCACGATGTGGCTGCAAAGATCCAAACCGAG ACATTCCTTGAAAGTGTGGAGGCTTGCATTCAAGTGTTAACAGCCATTCCTGGGATTGATACTCATGATGCTCACACG TTGATGCAGGGCATAGGTTCAATTGAGGCGATTTCCAAGGCATCCAAGAAAAAGATATTGGAGAGCACTGATCTTTCGGATGCCAAAGCAGAAAAGAttgtcaaattcttcaatgatCCCAAATACTACCTTAGTCCCAAATTCAATTAG